From Thalassotalea euphylliae, the proteins below share one genomic window:
- a CDS encoding heme biosynthesis HemY N-terminal domain-containing protein gives MIKLIVIALLVLVAIALSPMLIGEKGYILIAMGDLTIESTVVTAVFALVVLFITLMFLLKVLRGGIKVGTGTWHKLAFASKRRSERDYRKGIAAYLLGHHEEAEKLLASSADKSQSPMTAYLVAAKAAHEQSNEVNTERYLQLADHQGQSVKEHGIESILVQLDILMAQQQWQKARELLDTYHTHIGHDHRILAHEINLSIAEQRFEHAITFIAKAKKQKAITSTQVGKWQHQAYFGQFEQLVYEKSAQALVDYWQSLGRKLKQDNDIVSAYCQVLAKHQLAEPLNQLLLPVVKKGQNTVLINQIKTLALAQPTELIKATQQHLQKDQHNHFWLSCLGHFALSDQQWPLAERAFNSIAAGQTPMSHIDAKGFARALSQQGKHQQAAELLISL, from the coding sequence ATGATCAAATTGATTGTTATTGCACTACTGGTGCTTGTTGCCATCGCGCTCAGCCCAATGCTGATTGGCGAAAAGGGCTACATACTCATTGCCATGGGTGATTTAACTATAGAATCAACCGTCGTTACCGCCGTTTTTGCATTAGTCGTACTTTTTATTACCTTGATGTTTTTACTGAAAGTACTGCGCGGTGGTATCAAGGTTGGCACAGGTACTTGGCACAAGCTTGCCTTTGCCAGCAAACGCCGCAGTGAACGCGATTATCGAAAGGGCATTGCCGCTTATCTATTGGGCCATCACGAAGAGGCGGAAAAGTTACTCGCTAGCAGCGCAGATAAAAGCCAGTCGCCAATGACCGCCTATTTAGTGGCGGCTAAAGCCGCTCACGAGCAAAGCAACGAAGTAAATACCGAGCGCTATTTGCAACTTGCTGACCACCAAGGGCAAAGCGTGAAAGAGCATGGCATTGAAAGCATCTTAGTACAGCTCGATATTTTGATGGCGCAGCAACAGTGGCAAAAAGCGCGCGAATTACTCGATACTTATCACACTCATATTGGTCATGATCACCGCATACTTGCCCACGAAATTAACTTGAGTATCGCTGAACAGCGTTTTGAGCATGCCATTACATTTATCGCAAAAGCTAAAAAGCAAAAAGCGATTACCAGTACACAAGTCGGAAAATGGCAACACCAAGCTTATTTCGGTCAGTTTGAACAGCTAGTGTATGAAAAAAGTGCACAAGCACTGGTTGATTATTGGCAAAGTCTAGGGCGCAAACTGAAACAAGACAACGATATTGTCTCTGCCTATTGCCAAGTCCTTGCTAAGCATCAGCTTGCTGAGCCATTAAACCAGTTACTACTGCCTGTGGTAAAAAAAGGGCAGAACACTGTGCTTATTAACCAAATTAAAACACTGGCCTTGGCGCAGCCAACTGAACTCATCAAAGCGACCCAGCAACACTTGCAAAAAGACCAACACAACCACTTCTGGTTAAGTTGTTTGGGTCACTTCGCGCTGAGTGATCAGCAGTGGCCCCTTGCCGAGCGCGCGTTTAACAGCATTGCCGCAGGCCAAACGCCAATGAGTCATATTGATGCGAAAGGATTTGCCCGCGCACTCAGCCAACAAGGAAAACATCAACAAGCAGCTGAGCTATTAATAAGCTTGTAA
- a CDS encoding sensor domain-containing diguanylate cyclase, whose translation MTAVPNTSTQEYTTERSFQPIWVALLLGVLGATLNTFTFPFLPEVELILGNAMVIIAAMCLKPQWALLTALMTATPLYFTWGHPFAFLTFGLEALTIAYLRGRGVYVLFADIAYWCVIGMPLTGLIVWLGVDQGTVYWLFIALKQGFNAIIYGTIGCLIAFLLSDRLNASWSQQPPLKRKLKHQLNYAIVLMTTMALTSTTLFISRDLIVKAQNIIETTLEDRSEKFAEMIDISLKNQKSAIALAAQWLSAVPASQWQTSLEQVHQSYSGFITMLITNSNADVIHASPQHLLSLSGDMNVADRDYFQQAMLTQSLYMSPVFKGRGFGTDTIVAISTPIFDVRQPTNALGIVEGSVDLSFIGRLTQAKLGAETLKVVVTDQHDNIIYAHPSLNLEPLYLFDVQRVVDSSIQDRLIVETLPNKQFAYAQSTASSGWKVYTLVDYQLTIREIEREYLVIFFSLMLTLLLTSLIAHRFGSRITRPLRFIMKQVNKYDNKAITEFTPLYQVAAIEIEQLYEELKSNKRSVKEHQQQLEIKVQERTQELNQANQQLKAQARIDGLTKVYNRHYLDSHFELMQKAAQRSDANMAVVMLDLDHFKRLNDTYGHLTGDKVLVAVAALIRQAFSRETDIVARFGGEEFVIVAPYISPVALTDKLEALRCSIAALAVTDASGNTINTSSSFGAVIAQAKFAVNIVDWVKVADACLYQAKDNGRNRVVIRDRTVADDTSS comes from the coding sequence ATGACAGCAGTACCTAATACTTCGACGCAAGAATACACCACGGAGCGCTCATTTCAGCCAATATGGGTAGCCCTGCTGCTCGGTGTATTGGGTGCTACTCTCAACACTTTCACCTTCCCTTTTCTACCGGAAGTCGAATTAATCTTAGGCAATGCAATGGTGATCATTGCAGCCATGTGTCTAAAGCCGCAATGGGCATTGCTAACGGCTTTGATGACAGCCACTCCCTTGTATTTTACATGGGGGCATCCCTTTGCTTTCTTAACCTTTGGCTTGGAAGCGCTAACCATAGCCTACTTGCGCGGTAGGGGTGTCTACGTATTATTCGCCGACATTGCTTACTGGTGTGTTATTGGTATGCCACTAACGGGGTTAATTGTTTGGCTAGGCGTCGATCAAGGGACTGTTTACTGGCTGTTCATTGCACTAAAACAAGGCTTTAATGCCATTATCTACGGCACCATTGGCTGTTTAATTGCGTTCTTGTTAAGCGATCGCTTGAACGCCAGCTGGTCACAACAGCCGCCATTGAAACGCAAATTAAAGCATCAATTGAACTACGCGATTGTACTGATGACGACGATGGCCCTCACGTCAACGACCTTGTTTATCAGTCGCGATTTGATCGTCAAAGCACAAAATATTATTGAAACAACGCTTGAAGATCGCTCGGAAAAATTTGCTGAAATGATCGACATTTCACTCAAGAACCAGAAAAGTGCTATCGCACTTGCCGCTCAGTGGCTTAGCGCTGTGCCAGCGAGTCAATGGCAAACGTCTCTTGAGCAAGTCCATCAAAGCTACAGCGGCTTTATTACCATGTTGATTACCAACAGTAACGCCGATGTTATTCATGCTAGCCCGCAGCACTTATTGTCACTTAGCGGTGATATGAACGTTGCCGATCGCGATTATTTTCAACAAGCAATGCTCACCCAGTCACTTTATATGTCACCAGTGTTCAAAGGCAGAGGATTTGGCACAGACACTATTGTTGCTATCAGTACACCTATTTTCGATGTGAGACAGCCCACTAATGCCCTTGGTATCGTCGAAGGTTCGGTTGATTTAAGCTTTATTGGCCGACTGACCCAAGCTAAGCTTGGCGCTGAGACACTCAAGGTCGTGGTCACTGATCAACACGACAATATCATTTATGCACACCCCTCTCTTAACTTAGAGCCACTGTATTTGTTTGACGTGCAACGGGTGGTGGACTCATCAATTCAAGATCGTTTAATTGTTGAAACCCTGCCAAACAAACAGTTTGCCTATGCACAAAGCACCGCGAGCAGTGGCTGGAAAGTCTATACCCTAGTTGACTACCAACTGACGATACGTGAGATAGAGCGAGAGTACTTAGTGATATTTTTCAGCTTAATGCTGACCTTGTTGCTGACCAGCTTAATTGCACATCGCTTTGGTAGCCGTATCACGCGACCATTGCGCTTTATCATGAAGCAAGTAAACAAGTACGACAATAAAGCGATCACAGAATTTACGCCCCTTTATCAAGTGGCGGCGATTGAAATTGAGCAGCTTTACGAGGAATTAAAGTCGAATAAGCGCTCGGTCAAAGAGCACCAACAACAGCTCGAAATTAAAGTGCAAGAACGCACGCAAGAGCTTAATCAAGCCAACCAGCAACTCAAAGCACAAGCGCGTATTGATGGTTTAACCAAAGTATATAACCGCCATTATCTCGATAGCCACTTTGAGCTAATGCAAAAAGCCGCACAACGCAGCGATGCTAATATGGCAGTCGTAATGCTCGACTTAGATCACTTTAAACGCCTCAATGACACTTATGGTCATTTAACTGGTGACAAAGTGCTGGTGGCGGTTGCGGCACTGATCAGGCAAGCCTTTAGCCGTGAAACAGACATAGTTGCGCGCTTTGGTGGTGAAGAGTTTGTGATTGTCGCCCCTTATATCTCACCAGTGGCACTTACCGATAAATTGGAAGCACTGCGATGCAGTATTGCCGCACTAGCAGTAACCGATGCCAGCGGGAATACCATTAACACAAGTTCCAGTTTTGGTGCCGTTATCGCGCAAGCAAAATTTGCCGTCAATATCGTCGATTGGGTGAAGGTGGCGGATGCTTGTTTGTATCAAGCCAAAGATAATGGCAGAAACCGTGTTGTTATTCGAGACCGAACAGTGGCTGACGATACCAGCAGTTAG
- the fre gene encoding NAD(P)H-flavin reductase, translated as MNTIECRIEQIVNLTPYVYKVLLAPSQPVEFKPGQYLNLVMAEDDKRAFSIASAPHQPLIELQIGAFGEDSYAMQVIDKLKNSDTIAIEAPMGNAYLREESDRPLLLMAGGTGFSYIKSMFEHLAEQASDRSLVVYWGLRTLDACYELEQTKAIVESLPNARFVPVIEQAEASWQGKSGLVHQAVMSDITSLEAYDIYLAGRFDMVGIVRTDFVEHGANIDHMYADAFAFI; from the coding sequence ATGAATACCATTGAGTGTCGAATTGAACAAATCGTTAACTTAACCCCGTATGTTTATAAAGTGCTGTTGGCACCTAGTCAGCCAGTTGAATTTAAACCTGGTCAGTACTTAAACCTCGTGATGGCAGAAGACGACAAACGCGCGTTTTCCATTGCCAGCGCGCCACACCAGCCATTAATTGAATTGCAAATTGGCGCATTTGGTGAAGACAGCTATGCGATGCAAGTTATCGACAAGTTAAAAAATAGCGACACCATTGCGATAGAGGCGCCGATGGGTAACGCTTACTTGCGTGAAGAAAGTGATCGCCCGTTATTATTGATGGCGGGCGGCACGGGCTTCTCTTACATCAAATCTATGTTTGAGCATTTAGCTGAGCAAGCGAGCGATCGTTCACTTGTGGTTTACTGGGGGCTGCGAACACTCGATGCCTGCTATGAGTTAGAGCAAACCAAAGCGATTGTTGAGTCGTTACCCAATGCCCGTTTTGTGCCAGTGATTGAACAAGCGGAAGCTTCTTGGCAGGGGAAATCTGGCTTAGTACATCAAGCGGTAATGAGCGATATCACCAGCCTTGAAGCTTATGATATCTACCTCGCGGGTCGCTTTGATATGGTGGGCATTGTGCGCACCGATTTTGTTGAGCACGGCGCAAATATCGACCATATGTATGCCGACGCTTTTGCGTTTATCTAA
- the ubiD gene encoding 4-hydroxy-3-polyprenylbenzoate decarboxylase, with protein sequence MKYSDLRDFIKQLEKIGQLKRIKQPISTELVMTEISDRTLRAKGPALLFENPIGFDMPVLTNLFGTPERVALAMGQENVSALRDVGQLLATLKEPEPPKGFKDALDKLPLYKQVLNMPTKVVKKAECQQVVMSGDAVDLTKLPIQHCWPGDAAPLITWGLTITRGPHKERQNLGIYRQQLLGKNKLIMRWLSHRGGAIDFQEFKKANPGENYPVSVALGADPATILGAVTPVPDTLSEYAFAGLLRGSKTQVVKSISNDLQVPATAEIVLEGYIAPDETAPEGPYGDHTGYYNEVDEFPVFTVTHVTMRENPIYHSTYTGRPPDEPAILGVALNEVFVPILRKQFPEIVDFYLPPEGCSYRLAVVTMKKQYPGHAKRVMMGVWSFLRQFMYTKFVIVCDDDINARDWEDVIWAITTRMDPSRDTLLVDNTPIDYLDFASPVSGLGSKMGMDATNKWPGETDREWGEPIVMDDAVKQQVDEIWQELAIVPKASK encoded by the coding sequence ATGAAATACAGCGATTTACGCGACTTTATTAAGCAGCTGGAAAAAATTGGTCAGCTCAAACGCATCAAGCAGCCAATTTCTACTGAGTTGGTGATGACTGAAATCAGCGATCGAACCTTGCGAGCGAAAGGCCCTGCCTTGTTGTTCGAAAACCCCATTGGTTTTGATATGCCCGTATTGACGAACTTATTTGGCACGCCTGAGCGGGTGGCATTGGCGATGGGACAAGAAAACGTCAGCGCGCTGCGCGATGTTGGCCAATTGTTGGCAACATTAAAAGAGCCTGAGCCACCAAAAGGTTTTAAAGACGCACTTGATAAACTGCCGTTGTACAAGCAAGTGCTCAATATGCCGACCAAGGTCGTGAAAAAAGCAGAGTGCCAGCAAGTTGTCATGTCGGGCGACGCAGTTGATCTCACTAAGTTACCTATTCAGCACTGCTGGCCGGGCGACGCGGCCCCGCTCATTACTTGGGGGCTAACCATTACGCGCGGCCCTCATAAAGAGCGCCAGAACCTTGGCATCTATCGCCAACAGCTATTAGGCAAGAACAAGTTGATTATGCGTTGGTTGTCACATCGAGGTGGTGCCATTGACTTTCAAGAGTTTAAGAAAGCGAACCCTGGCGAAAATTACCCCGTTTCTGTCGCGCTTGGCGCCGATCCCGCGACTATATTAGGGGCTGTAACACCCGTTCCTGATACCTTATCTGAGTATGCTTTTGCGGGCTTGTTACGCGGCAGCAAAACACAAGTGGTGAAAAGTATTAGTAATGACCTGCAAGTGCCAGCAACCGCTGAAATCGTGCTTGAGGGTTATATCGCGCCTGATGAAACCGCACCTGAAGGCCCTTACGGTGATCACACGGGATACTACAATGAAGTAGATGAATTCCCCGTGTTTACTGTGACACACGTGACCATGCGTGAAAATCCGATTTATCACAGTACCTACACTGGCCGTCCGCCCGATGAACCCGCCATTCTTGGAGTTGCACTCAACGAAGTGTTTGTGCCGATTCTGCGCAAACAATTCCCCGAAATTGTCGATTTTTATTTACCACCCGAAGGGTGTTCGTATCGCCTAGCGGTCGTCACCATGAAAAAGCAGTACCCTGGGCATGCAAAGCGGGTGATGATGGGCGTTTGGTCGTTTCTGCGCCAATTTATGTATACCAAGTTCGTGATTGTTTGTGATGACGACATCAATGCGCGTGATTGGGAAGATGTTATTTGGGCGATTACTACGCGTATGGATCCAAGTCGTGATACCCTGTTGGTGGATAACACGCCGATCGACTATTTAGATTTTGCTTCGCCAGTTTCTGGCCTAGGTTCAAAAATGGGGATGGATGCGACCAATAAGTGGCCAGGAGAAACTGACCGCGAATGGGGCGAGCCAATTGTGATGGATGACGCCGTGAAGCAACAAGTCGATGAAATATGGCAAGAATTGGCGATAGTCCCGAAAGCCTCCAAATAA
- a CDS encoding DUF1579 family protein has protein sequence MTNSANKQVSHSKISLINGGCGILEEYQSPTGFEGKSLNIYERQTQQWHQTWIDSSGALLQLNGRFSDGVMTLTGNGINQGGKATINKVSWRLLDDGRVNQRWQASQDKGDTWQLIFDGYYQKIKVQ, from the coding sequence GTGACTAACAGTGCAAACAAGCAAGTCAGTCACAGCAAAATTTCTTTGATTAACGGTGGCTGCGGTATTTTGGAAGAATACCAATCCCCAACAGGTTTTGAGGGAAAGAGCCTCAATATCTATGAGCGACAAACACAGCAGTGGCATCAAACTTGGATAGATAGCAGCGGGGCTTTACTGCAATTAAACGGCCGTTTTAGTGATGGTGTGATGACCTTGACTGGTAATGGAATAAACCAAGGGGGCAAAGCCACTATTAATAAGGTGAGTTGGCGGCTGCTTGACGATGGGCGTGTCAATCAGCGCTGGCAAGCTAGCCAAGATAAAGGAGACACTTGGCAATTGATCTTTGACGGCTACTATCAAAAAATTAAGGTTCAATAG
- a CDS encoding transporter substrate-binding domain-containing protein, whose translation MNSFTVLPCRFIAVLLIIWPIWAVKADNATSERIDVLVEDAYPMQYMERGNYLGPIAEQVIKLLAKADIEEYQFTLIPWPRAVVMAKNKPNTLIVGLARIPQREQDYLWVTPVVRLDYQFYSTATILQEQTIDEDTVKSMRIGTVINSMLDQHLRSQGFTQVQAVPYAEQNFDKLINRRIDVIPASSRDFMASCRIVRHDCHRFVPVLPIDLPTKTLWLAASKTTEKHLIERLHLAAKSIEP comes from the coding sequence ATGAATAGTTTCACTGTGTTGCCCTGTAGATTTATTGCTGTGCTCCTGATCATCTGGCCGATATGGGCGGTAAAGGCTGATAACGCGACATCAGAGCGTATTGACGTGCTAGTTGAAGACGCTTACCCGATGCAATATATGGAGCGTGGTAACTATTTAGGGCCAATCGCAGAGCAGGTCATCAAACTGTTGGCAAAAGCTGATATAGAGGAATACCAGTTTACGCTTATCCCTTGGCCGCGCGCCGTCGTGATGGCCAAAAACAAACCCAATACCTTGATTGTTGGCTTAGCACGAATACCACAGCGAGAGCAAGATTACCTATGGGTAACGCCCGTTGTCAGGCTTGACTATCAGTTTTACAGTACGGCAACCATCCTGCAGGAGCAGACGATTGACGAAGACACAGTAAAGTCTATGCGCATCGGCACGGTGATCAATAGTATGCTAGATCAGCATTTACGATCGCAAGGCTTTACCCAAGTACAAGCGGTCCCTTATGCAGAGCAGAACTTTGATAAACTGATCAACCGTCGCATTGACGTCATTCCCGCCAGTAGCCGCGATTTTATGGCTTCTTGTCGTATTGTCAGACATGACTGCCATCGCTTTGTGCCAGTCTTACCGATAGATTTACCCACTAAAACCCTGTGGTTAGCGGCAAGTAAAACCACAGAGAAACACTTGATAGAGCGATTACACCTCGCCGCTAAGTCTATTGAACCTTAA
- the rho gene encoding transcription termination factor Rho — MNLTELKQKSISELVALAESMKLDNLARNRKQDIIFAILKAHAKSGEDIFGSGVLEILQDGFGFLRSADSSYLAGPDDIYVSPSQIRRFSLRTGDTIQGKIRPPKDGERYFALLKVNEVNFDKPENSRNKILFENLTPVHCNSRMVMERGNGSTEDITARVLDLASPIGKGQRGLIVAPPKAGKTLLLQNIAQSIAHNHPECELMVLLIDERPEEVTEMQRLVKGEVVASTFDEPASRHVQVAEMVIEKAKRLTEHKKDVVILLDSITRLARAYNTVIPSSGKILTGGVDANALHRPKRFFGAARNIEEGGSLTIIATALVDTGSKMDEVIYEEFKGTGNMELHLSRKAAEKRVFPAIHFNRSGTRREELLTKQDELQKMWILRKIVHEMGEIDAMEFLIDKLAMTKTNDEFFDSMKRK; from the coding sequence ATGAATCTTACTGAACTCAAACAGAAGTCTATCAGCGAATTGGTTGCGTTAGCCGAGTCGATGAAGCTTGATAATCTTGCTCGTAACCGTAAACAAGACATTATTTTCGCGATTTTAAAAGCCCACGCTAAAAGCGGTGAAGATATTTTCGGTAGCGGTGTGTTGGAAATTTTACAAGACGGTTTTGGCTTCTTGCGTTCTGCAGACTCTTCATACCTTGCTGGCCCAGATGATATTTATGTATCACCTAGCCAAATTCGCCGTTTTAGCTTGCGCACGGGTGACACCATTCAAGGTAAGATTCGTCCACCAAAAGATGGTGAGCGCTACTTTGCGTTACTTAAAGTTAATGAAGTTAACTTTGACAAGCCAGAAAACTCTCGCAACAAGATTTTATTCGAAAACTTAACGCCAGTTCACTGTAACTCGCGCATGGTCATGGAGCGTGGTAACGGTTCGACGGAAGATATTACGGCACGTGTGTTAGACCTAGCCTCGCCAATCGGTAAAGGTCAGCGCGGTTTGATTGTGGCACCGCCAAAAGCGGGTAAAACTCTTTTACTGCAAAATATCGCGCAAAGTATTGCTCATAATCACCCTGAGTGTGAGCTAATGGTTCTACTGATTGATGAGCGCCCAGAAGAAGTCACGGAAATGCAGCGCCTGGTGAAAGGTGAAGTGGTTGCTTCAACGTTTGACGAGCCAGCTAGCCGTCACGTACAAGTAGCCGAAATGGTGATTGAAAAAGCTAAGCGTTTAACTGAGCACAAGAAAGACGTGGTGATTTTACTTGATTCAATTACCCGTTTAGCACGTGCCTACAACACGGTAATTCCATCGTCAGGTAAAATCCTTACTGGTGGTGTTGATGCGAATGCCTTACACCGCCCTAAGCGTTTCTTCGGTGCCGCACGTAATATCGAAGAAGGTGGTAGCTTAACCATTATTGCTACGGCGCTAGTCGATACCGGGTCAAAAATGGATGAAGTTATTTACGAAGAATTTAAAGGTACAGGTAACATGGAACTGCACCTATCTCGTAAAGCTGCTGAAAAACGCGTATTCCCAGCGATTCACTTTAACCGCAGTGGTACCCGCCGCGAAGAGTTACTGACCAAACAAGATGAACTTCAAAAAATGTGGATTTTACGTAAGATTGTTCACGAAATGGGTGAAATTGATGCCATGGAGTTCTTGATTGATAAGTTGGCGATGACCAAAACCAATGATGAATTCTTCGACTCGATGAAGCGTAAGTAA
- the trxA gene encoding thioredoxin TrxA: MSDKILQLTDDSFDTDVINASGLVLVDFWAEWCGPCKMIAPLLDDIAQEYEGQLTVGKLNIDQNAGTPPKYGIRGIPTLLLFKDGNIADTKVGALSKTQLKEFIDANL; encoded by the coding sequence ATGAGCGATAAAATACTTCAGCTAACAGATGACAGCTTTGACACTGATGTAATCAACGCGTCAGGTTTAGTATTGGTTGATTTTTGGGCTGAATGGTGTGGTCCTTGTAAAATGATTGCCCCACTACTTGACGATATTGCGCAAGAGTATGAAGGTCAGCTTACCGTTGGTAAATTAAACATCGACCAAAACGCAGGTACGCCACCTAAGTATGGTATCCGTGGTATCCCAACGTTATTACTCTTCAAAGATGGTAACATTGCTGACACTAAAGTTGGCGCCTTATCAAAAACTCAATTAAAAGAGTTTATTGACGCTAACTTATAA
- the rhlB gene encoding ATP-dependent RNA helicase RhlB: protein MKKTHLTETKFADLGLAKQVVTGLEAMGFEHCTNIQAKSLPVLLDGKDIAGQAQTGEGKTIAFLSATFHHLLQKGKVDHNQPRALIMAPTRELAIQIHNDAKAMAKSTGLRLGVVYGGEGYESQRQELEQGVDILIGTCGRLIDYFKQGVYQLNHIEVVVLDEADRMFDLGFIKDIRYMFRKMPAATERLNMLFSATLSFRVKELAFEHMNDPVSVEVAPEQKTNTRITEELFYPSNDDKMALLQTLVEEEWPEKAIVFANTKHMCDSIFAHLDADKVRVGLLTGDVMQKKRLKILEQFTKGHLDILVATDVAARGLHIPAVTHVFNYDLPDDFEDYVHRIGRTGRAGATGHAISFACEDYVFNLPAIENYIGHTLPVSKYDPGALLTDLPKPKPRHRRHKPHNGGQNRARNGRR from the coding sequence ATGAAAAAAACACATTTAACTGAAACCAAGTTCGCCGACCTTGGGCTTGCCAAGCAAGTCGTTACAGGCCTCGAAGCTATGGGCTTTGAGCACTGCACCAATATCCAAGCTAAATCCCTACCTGTACTACTTGACGGTAAAGATATCGCGGGTCAAGCACAAACTGGCGAAGGTAAAACCATCGCATTTTTGTCTGCGACTTTTCACCACTTGCTGCAAAAAGGCAAAGTTGATCACAATCAGCCCCGTGCCCTTATCATGGCACCGACTCGCGAGTTGGCCATTCAAATTCACAACGATGCGAAAGCCATGGCAAAAAGCACAGGCTTGCGCCTTGGTGTGGTATATGGGGGCGAGGGTTATGAATCTCAACGCCAAGAGTTGGAACAAGGGGTCGATATTTTAATTGGTACTTGCGGCCGACTGATTGACTACTTTAAACAAGGTGTTTATCAACTCAATCATATTGAAGTGGTCGTCCTTGATGAAGCTGATCGCATGTTCGACTTGGGCTTTATCAAAGACATTCGCTACATGTTCCGCAAAATGCCAGCAGCCACTGAGCGCTTGAATATGCTGTTTTCAGCAACCTTGTCGTTCCGCGTGAAAGAGCTGGCATTTGAGCACATGAACGACCCAGTCAGTGTCGAAGTAGCGCCAGAGCAAAAAACCAATACCCGAATCACCGAAGAGCTATTTTACCCATCAAACGATGACAAAATGGCCTTATTGCAAACCTTAGTGGAAGAAGAGTGGCCGGAAAAAGCCATTGTTTTTGCCAATACCAAGCACATGTGTGACAGCATTTTCGCCCACCTTGATGCCGATAAAGTGCGGGTTGGCTTATTAACTGGCGATGTCATGCAGAAAAAGCGCCTGAAAATTCTGGAGCAATTCACCAAAGGGCATTTAGACATTCTGGTGGCCACTGATGTTGCCGCGCGTGGACTACATATTCCGGCCGTAACGCACGTTTTTAACTACGACTTACCGGATGATTTTGAAGACTATGTGCACCGTATCGGCCGTACCGGGCGTGCAGGGGCGACAGGTCACGCCATTAGCTTTGCCTGTGAAGACTACGTCTTTAACTTACCCGCCATCGAAAACTACATAGGTCACACCTTGCCCGTGAGCAAATACGACCCTGGCGCACTGCTTACCGATCTACCTAAGCCCAAACCGCGTCATCGTCGTCATAAACCTCATAACGGTGGCCAAAACAGAGCGCGAAACGGACGTCGATAG